One window of Nymphaea colorata isolate Beijing-Zhang1983 chromosome 1, ASM883128v2, whole genome shotgun sequence genomic DNA carries:
- the LOC116262450 gene encoding pentatricopeptide repeat-containing protein At5g15280, mitochondrial: protein MMKFRIVSSCRRFSSSISQQFSGIVESVLTRWSDVAVKKVQSFEGVSLATILELFNFLPESIRGLRRVKALNSDDVLKILVSCLEECRVKAFEANIVHSAWNLFIWAPNQNQFGYYHLPQSYNVMLSMLIRGGMIRKAESLLLRMDTEGIVVDSGNLIMLLQEYGNIGDIDSALSMHERMKKRCCSLNSSCYKSLVNCFIGKKIIRPGLTFLVDLLEMTPKIESQDFECVIAALCEEERIQDATAVLRKMVDLGFEPNQYILDKISYGYCAQGDFEGLLNFLNEYLHEPIDNRLCNKIIYSQCRVSGSEKAFMLMKQLINLGFVPDGKIFSILICWCCREGRLRNAMMLFSELILRRLKPDFYVYNSMISGLFTVGLGHHSKEVFFDMIERGIEPDMSTLRVLLAGYCKERKFDDAKWVVHKMASLGLGVSSGSEDGLTAIFLALNLVFNRVKIKRDNTDALSGAEFYDALGNGFYLETDVHTYEETLSAILYDALSLDFESGILKEWSNGNVEIALKLEYRMVRWGQQPSLAAYSAILKGLCAYCSDEAVVGRLLEMPKRYLHQMDREILDLVLQTLIKGKRTSEALLILETMLWRNLPIKNGMHMAVLTGLCKERRQSEFQKCWELAQQDGWVPCLADCRTLVDCLCELGMLREALELLENMSLNYSDSVPFIFGSFIEVLCCHPGFARPAFLLVQEMLKRGLSVDPALYSCLIRGLYKENMILEAIEVLDAMIERAQNPILCRSFQFHTAQRLGHILLEKVLPDTTVHSVLINKLCRMGKISDAIIIFQEIMATGLCLDNAAFDAIVRANCLENNLNEVYGILCAMLKWGIIPSMKTYGNILKMLCLGGKVIDAVAMKDFLLKTRVYSDTSLYNMLIYQLFQISDLPMVMNILNEMHEKGLNMDSVGYNILVVGFSKAGNVSNSLEFLETMIKKDLRPSNRSFRTIFASLCTLGQLDKALELSYKMECRRWAHSSLVQHKLVQGLLEVGRVSEAEQFMDRMEEKGLVPDNIIYDGLVRQFCKHQRLGRAVHLLNSMLRRSNLPTDATYRMIIHGFCHQNSLDHALNFYAEMLHKDLEPGVDTSGAIIYALCDSGRADEAWELLSEMLQRGQDPSVMMYESVIDSFSKMSKLKKGSGALSDMQQHGYRPDFGTHWSFIGSLAKTDGKGNQKKRFLSEYLTHSGFSLTKSLDLGYMARK, encoded by the coding sequence ATGATGAAGTTCCGGATTGTTTCAAGCTGTAGAAGATTTTCTTCAAGCATCTCCCAACAGTTTTCGGGCATTGTGGAATCTGTTCTGACAAGATGGTCTGACGTAGCGGTGAAGAAGGTGCAGAGCTTCGAGGGGGTTTCTCTTGCGACAATTCTTGagcttttcaattttcttcCGGAATCCATTCGTGGACTCCGGAGGGTTAAGGCGTTGAATTCAGATGAtgtgttgaaaattttggtgaGTTGTTTGGAGGAATGCAGAGTAAAGGCTTTTGAAGCGAACATTGTACATTCTGCGTGGAACCTGTTCATCTGGGCTCCTAACCAAAACCAGTTTGGTTATTACCACCTTCCTCAGTCATACAACGTTATGCTTTCAATGCTAATTCGTGGCGGGATGATCCGGAAGGCAGAATCTCTTCTTTTAAGGATGGATACTGAGGGAATTGTAGTGGATTCAGGGAACTTGATTATGCTCTTGCAAGAGTATGGTAATATTGGTGACATAGATAGTGCCCTGTCTATGCATGAACGGATGAAGAAGAGATGTTGCTCACTGAATTCTTCTTGCTACAAGTCTCTCGTTAATTGTTTCATCGGAAAGAAGATAATCCGTCCAGGGCTAACGTTTCTAGTGGACCTGCTGGAGATGACGCCCAAGATAGAAAGTCAGGATTTTGAGTGTGTCATTGCAGCACTTTGTGAGGAGGAAAGGATTCAAGACGCGACTGCGGTCCTGAGAAAGATGGTTGATTTAGGATTCGAGCCAAACCAGTATATTCTTGATAAGATTTCATATGGGTATTGTGCGCAGGGTGATTTTGAGGGGCTGTTAAACTTTTTGAACGAGTACCTACACGAACCGATTGATAATCGATTATGCAATAAGATCATATATTCTCAATGCAGGGTTTCGGGGTCCGAAAAGGCTTTCATGCTGATGAAACAATTAATCAATTTAGGTTTCGTTCCGGATGGAAAAATTTTCAGCATTCTAATATGTTGGTGTTGTAGGGAAGGAAGACTTCGAAACGCCATGATGCTTTTCTCTGAACTTATTTTAAGACGACTGAAACCTGATTTTTACGTTTATAATTCTATGATTAGTGGCCTTTTCACTGTCGGTCTAGGACATCACTCAAAAGAAGTTTTCTTTGATATGATCGAGAGAGGGATAGAGCCTGATATGTCAACACTTAGAGTTCTCTTAGCTGGTTACTGCAAAGAGCGGAAAtttgatgatgcaaaatggGTGGTGCACAAGATGGCTAGTCTTGGTTTGGGTGTATCCTCGGGGTCAGAAGACGGCCTTACGGCAATATTTTTGGCTTTGAATCTTGTTTTTAACAGAGTTAAAATCAAGAGAGATAATACAGATGCTCTTTCCGGAGCAGAATTTTATGATGCTCTTGGCAATGGATTCTATTTGGAAACAGACGTTCATACGTATGAGGAAACCTTGTCTGCTATCTTATATGATGCATTAAGTCTCGACTTTGAATCAGGTATATTGAAAGAATGGAGCAACGGAAATGTGGAAATTGCATTGAAGCTGGAATACCGAATGGTGCGGTGGGGTCAACAGCCTTCGTTAGCAGCATATTCTGCCATTCTTAAAGGACTTTGTGCATATTGCTCCGATGAAGCAGTTGTTGGTCGTCTCCTTGAAATGCCAAAACGGTATCTCCATCAGATGGATCGTGAAATTCTTGATCTTGTACTGCAAACACTCATCAAAGGGAAAAGGACCTCTGAAGCACTGCTCATATTAGAGACTATGCTTTGGAGGAATCTCCCCATCAAGAATGGGATGCATATGGCTGTGCTAACAGGGTTATGCAAGGAGAGAAGACAAAGTGAGTTTCAGAAATGCTGGGAATTGGCACAACAGGATGGGTGGGTTCCATGTCTTGCTGACTGCAGAACTCTTGTAGACTGCCTCTGTGAACTCGGTATGCTTAGGGAAGCTCTAGAATTGCTTGAGAATATGTCGCTGAATTACTCTGATTCAGTTCCTTTTATCTTTGGGTCGTTTATTGAAGTACTTTGCTGCCATCCTGGCTTTGCTAGGCCTGCCTTTCTGCTAGTTCAGGAGATGCTTAAGAGGGGTTTATCTGTTGATCCTGCGCTGTATAGCTGTCTTATAAGAGGGTTGTACAAGGAAAACATGATTCTTGAAGCAATAGAGGTACTTGATGCTATGATAGAGAGGGCTCAAAATCCCATCTTATGCAGATCATTTCAGTTTCACACAGCACAAAGGTTGGGTCACATTTTACTTGAAAAGGTGTTGCCAGATACAACAGTCCACAGTGTTCTCATAAACAAGCTTTGCAGAATGGGGAAGATCTCAGATGCAATTATTATTTTCCAAGAAATCATGGCAACTGGTCTATGCTTAGATAATGCTGCTTTTGACGCTATTGTGAGAGCAAATTGTTTAGAGAACAACCTGAATGAAGTGTATGGAATTCTTTGTGCCATGCTAAAGTGGGGCATCATCCCATCCATGAAGACTTACGGTAACATATTAAAAATGCTTTGTTTGGGGGGAAAGGTAATTGATGCAGTAGCTATGAAAGATTTTTTGCTGAAAACAAGAGTGTATTCAGATACTTCTCTGTACAATATGCTGATTTACCAACTTTTTCAAATAAGTGATCTACCTATGGTCATGAATATTTTGAATGAAATGCATGAGAAAGGATTGAATATGGATTCTGTCGGCTATAATATTCTTGTAGTGGGCTTTTCTAAAGCTGGGAATGTCTCTAACTCGTTGGAGTTCCTAGAGACTATGATAAAGAAGGATTTGCGACCAAGCAATCGTAGCTTTAGGACTATATTTGCTAGTTTGTGTACCTTAGGCCAACTTGATAAAGCATTAGAATTAAGCTACAAAATGGAATGTAGAAGATGGGCTCACAGTTCTCTTGTTCAACATAAACTTGTCCAAGGTCTTCTTGAAGTTGGTAGAGTAAGTGAAGCAGAGCAGTTCATGGACCGGATGGAAGAGAAGGGCTTAGTTCCTGATAATATCATTTATGATGGCTTAGTTAGGCAATTCTGTAAGCACCAACGGCTAGGAAGGGCTGTTCATCTTCTCAATAGCATGTTGAGGAGAAGTAACCTGCCTACAGACGCTACTTATAGGATGATTATTCATGGATTTTGTCATCAAAATTCACTAGATCATGCTCTCAATTTTTATGCTGAAATGTTGCACAAAGATCTTGAACCAGGTGTTGATACATCTGGTGCAATAATTTATGCACTTTGTGACAGTGGACGAGCAGATGAGGCATGGGAGCTCTTATCTGAAATGCTGCAACGAGGCCAAGACCCATCAGTTATGATGTATGAATCTGTAATTGATAGTTTTTCCAAAATGAGCAAGCTTAAGAAAGGCTCTGGAGCACTGAGTGACATGCAACAGCATGGCTACAGGCCTGATTTTGGAACTCACTGGTCTTTTATAGGTAGCCTAGCAAAGACAGATGGCAAGGGCAATCAAAAGAAGAGGTTCTTATCTGAATATCTTACTCACAGTGGATTCTCTTTAACAAAGTCTTTGGACTTGGGATATATGGCTAGAAAGTAA